One region of Rhodocaloribacter litoris genomic DNA includes:
- a CDS encoding protein tyrosine phosphatase has translation MPERAAALVGLCLALWGTGCGGRGVVEDVTTVPVGAGAVEVVVTESGRPGRTFLSLHDDENTAVEAARAVIRRHGGRLVELRHTGERNITFTLGDTTYTFDPNRMFTPAGIEATLRRFGAFSPAAAAEVRRLAEAVLVRAGLDTLSLVVAVHNNTDENYSAASYLPGGSEDGNAVEVFIADGSDPDDFFFVTERGLFEVVRAAGFNVVLQDNARATDDGSLSVYCGRRGIPYVNVEAEYGHRDVQERMLAFLVRIS, from the coding sequence ATGCCGGAAAGAGCCGCTGCCCTGGTAGGACTCTGCCTGGCGCTCTGGGGGACCGGGTGCGGAGGGAGAGGGGTGGTCGAAGACGTGACGACCGTGCCGGTCGGTGCGGGGGCGGTGGAGGTGGTGGTGACCGAGAGTGGCCGGCCGGGGCGCACGTTCCTCAGCCTGCACGATGACGAGAACACCGCCGTGGAGGCCGCGCGGGCCGTGATTCGCCGGCACGGCGGCCGGCTCGTCGAGCTGCGGCACACGGGCGAGCGCAACATCACGTTCACCCTGGGCGACACCACCTACACCTTCGATCCCAACCGCATGTTCACGCCGGCGGGCATCGAGGCCACGCTCCGCCGTTTCGGGGCCTTCAGCCCGGCGGCGGCCGCCGAAGTCCGGCGCCTGGCGGAGGCGGTGCTCGTCCGGGCCGGCCTCGACACCCTCTCGCTCGTAGTCGCCGTGCACAACAACACGGACGAAAACTATTCGGCGGCCAGCTACCTGCCCGGCGGCTCGGAGGACGGCAACGCGGTGGAAGTGTTCATCGCCGACGGAAGCGACCCGGACGACTTCTTCTTCGTCACCGAGCGCGGTCTCTTCGAGGTGGTCCGCGCGGCAGGCTTCAACGTGGTGCTCCAGGACAACGCCCGCGCCACGGACGACGGCTCCCTCTCGGTCTATTGCGGCCGCCGGGGCATCCCGTACGTCAACGTCGAGGCCGAGTACGGGCACCGGGACGTGCAGGAGCGGATGCTGGCGTTCCTCGTTCGTATTTCGTAG
- the ytxJ gene encoding bacillithiol system redox-active protein YtxJ yields the protein MMLKKLRATLQQAFSQPDRLHPLEDEAGLDAALDRSRTRPVVLFKHSTWCGTSLVARREMQRLTETHDVPVYEIVVQVARPLSNLVAARFGIRHESPQAIVLVDAQPVYHASHGDVRADTLRRILEPYSPTSR from the coding sequence ATGATGCTGAAAAAGCTACGCGCCACGTTGCAACAAGCCTTTTCACAGCCGGACCGGCTACACCCGCTGGAAGACGAAGCGGGGCTCGACGCCGCGCTGGACCGGTCCCGAACCCGGCCGGTCGTGCTGTTCAAGCACAGCACCTGGTGCGGCACGAGCCTGGTGGCACGGCGGGAGATGCAGCGGCTCACCGAAACACATGACGTCCCGGTCTACGAGATCGTGGTCCAGGTGGCCCGCCCGCTTTCGAACCTCGTCGCCGCACGCTTCGGCATCCGGCACGAATCCCCGCAGGCCATCGTGCTCGTCGACGCGCAGCCGGTGTACCACGCCTCGCACGGCGACGTCCGGGCGGACACGCTGCGCCGGATCCTCGAACCCTATTCCCCAACCTCGCGCTGA
- a CDS encoding DUF819 domain-containing protein: METLFPITEPTHLFAFLAAVLGLVFWLSTLPPLKKLFEFLPPVIWAYFVPMIATTLGITPDSSPVYSWMSRYLLPFSLFLLMITVDLPAVLRLGKTALLMMLAGTLGIVVGGPVAYLIFKGFLPEDAWQGLAALSGSWIGGTANMVAIQQHIESTAVVPTTVDLGPIIVVDTVVGYGWMGVLIFLSAFQHRFNRRVQADTRFVDELNRKLLELDTARRPVQIADLAMIVGVGLAATVLARLLGEAIPPVRLDPGAPSLISGTTWAILIVVTAGLLLSFTPMRTLERPGASRLGYLALYLLLTSIGARADLKAVLDAPLFLLTGVVWISIHVALLFLAARLLRAPMFFVATGSMANVGGAASAPIVAEVYLPGMAPVGLLMAVAGYILGIYAALACAEILRFLSML, encoded by the coding sequence ATGGAAACGCTTTTTCCGATCACCGAGCCGACCCACCTGTTCGCCTTTCTGGCCGCCGTTCTCGGGCTGGTCTTCTGGCTGAGCACGTTGCCGCCCCTGAAGAAGCTGTTCGAATTCCTGCCGCCGGTGATCTGGGCCTATTTCGTCCCGATGATCGCCACGACGCTGGGCATCACCCCGGACAGCAGCCCCGTCTATTCGTGGATGTCGCGCTACCTGCTGCCCTTCTCGCTCTTCCTGCTGATGATCACGGTGGATCTGCCGGCGGTGCTGCGGCTGGGCAAGACGGCGCTGTTGATGATGCTGGCCGGCACGCTCGGGATCGTCGTCGGCGGGCCGGTGGCCTACCTGATCTTCAAGGGGTTTCTGCCCGAGGACGCCTGGCAGGGGCTGGCGGCGCTCTCGGGGAGCTGGATCGGCGGCACGGCCAACATGGTCGCCATCCAGCAGCACATCGAGTCGACGGCGGTGGTTCCCACGACGGTCGACCTCGGGCCGATCATCGTGGTGGACACGGTCGTCGGCTACGGGTGGATGGGGGTGCTCATCTTCCTGAGCGCCTTCCAGCACCGCTTCAACCGCCGGGTGCAGGCCGACACCCGCTTCGTCGACGAACTGAACCGCAAGCTGCTGGAGCTGGACACCGCACGCCGGCCCGTGCAGATCGCCGACCTGGCGATGATCGTGGGGGTGGGCCTGGCAGCCACGGTGCTGGCCCGGCTGCTGGGCGAGGCCATCCCGCCGGTGCGCCTCGACCCCGGGGCCCCCTCGCTCATCAGCGGGACCACCTGGGCCATCCTCATCGTGGTGACGGCCGGGCTGCTGCTCTCGTTCACCCCGATGCGCACGCTGGAGCGACCCGGCGCCTCGCGCCTGGGCTACCTGGCGCTCTACCTGCTGCTGACCTCCATCGGCGCCCGCGCCGACCTGAAGGCCGTCCTCGACGCGCCCCTGTTCCTGCTCACCGGCGTCGTGTGGATCAGCATCCACGTCGCCCTCCTGTTCCTGGCGGCCCGGCTCCTGCGCGCGCCCATGTTCTTCGTGGCCACCGGCAGCATGGCCAACGTGGGCGGGGCAGCCAGCGCCCCCATCGTGGCCGAGGTGTACCTGCCGGGCATGGCGCCGGTGGGCCTGCTCATGGCCGTGGCCGGCTACATCCTGGGCATCTACGCCGCCCTCGCCTGCGCCGAGATCCTCCGCTTCCTGAGCATGCTCTGA
- a CDS encoding fasciclin domain-containing protein has product MKTHIIHHALRPAVLILMLALVTPLYLMAQERERTEDPSPAEQATLITTLEAEGSYTQFLALLRRAGLSNALNAEGPYTLFAPTDEALAEEDTDRFETMEPEALADFLRNYMVMEAVSLEKAKQLGALQTLNGNTLPVETAEDGTVTVAGAPVIAADVKAANGIIHGIGALITPSEKQER; this is encoded by the coding sequence ATGAAAACCCACATCATCCACCATGCCCTGCGCCCTGCCGTCCTTATCCTGATGCTGGCGCTCGTGACCCCGCTGTACCTCATGGCCCAGGAAAGGGAGCGGACCGAAGACCCCTCGCCCGCCGAACAGGCCACCCTCATCACCACCCTGGAGGCTGAAGGCTCCTATACCCAGTTCCTCGCCCTGCTGCGCCGCGCGGGCCTGAGCAACGCCCTGAACGCCGAAGGGCCCTACACCCTTTTCGCCCCCACGGATGAGGCCCTTGCCGAAGAGGACACGGACCGGTTTGAAACCATGGAGCCGGAGGCCCTGGCCGACTTCCTGCGCAACTACATGGTGATGGAGGCCGTCAGCCTCGAGAAGGCCAAACAACTCGGCGCCCTGCAAACGCTCAACGGCAACACGTTGCCCGTCGAAACCGCAGAGGACGGCACCGTGACGGTTGCCGGCGCGCCGGTGATCGCCGCGGACGTCAAGGCCGCCAACGGCATCATCCACGGCATCGGCGCCCTGATCACCCCCTCGGAGAAGCAGGAACGATAA
- a CDS encoding peroxiredoxin family protein: protein MKRHLLPFGLTLLLLSGCGERNAGPHGLPDDNRPPATSVETDAATAEAPSYLGQTAPDFTLKTLDGQTFRLSDHRGKVVLINFWATWCGPCVIETPELVALYNDLKGRGLMIVGVSLDEEGFEVVRPFAEEFDVTYPLVVDDGAVAEAYGGIYGLPTTFVLDREGKIRHRFIGLFPTGEMRPEIEKMLARDAG, encoded by the coding sequence ATGAAACGGCACCTGCTTCCTTTCGGGCTCACCCTGCTCCTGCTCTCCGGCTGCGGCGAGCGCAACGCCGGTCCCCACGGCCTTCCGGACGACAACCGCCCGCCGGCGACTTCGGTGGAAACCGACGCGGCTACGGCGGAAGCGCCCTCCTACCTGGGCCAGACCGCCCCCGACTTCACGCTCAAAACCCTCGACGGCCAGACCTTCCGCCTCTCCGACCACCGCGGGAAGGTCGTCCTGATCAACTTCTGGGCCACGTGGTGCGGCCCGTGCGTCATCGAGACGCCCGAACTGGTGGCGCTGTACAACGACCTGAAAGGCCGGGGCCTCATGATCGTCGGTGTCTCGCTCGACGAGGAAGGGTTCGAGGTCGTCCGGCCTTTCGCCGAGGAGTTCGACGTCACCTATCCCCTCGTGGTGGACGACGGCGCCGTGGCCGAGGCATATGGCGGCATCTACGGCCTGCCCACCACGTTCGTCCTCGACCGGGAAGGCAAGATCCGGCATCGCTTCATCGGCCTCTTCCCCACCGGCGAGATGCGCCCGGAGATCGAAAAGATGCTGGCCCGGGACGCGGGCTGA
- a CDS encoding M3 family oligoendopeptidase: MQTKREQIDTMETTVTGAESVHWDLTDLYTDQAALDRDLETAAEEAGAFEDRYRGRVAGLDAGGLAGALVAYERLHDRLGRAYTYAYLYWSTDTGDPARGALLQKVREAYTQIAQRLIFFRLEWAAVDDDRAEALLADPLLATYRHYLELERLHRRHLLSEPEEKILSEKAVTGRGAWNRFFDETLGAMRFTLDGRQMTQQEVLAKLYEPDREVRRTAALAFTGGLEANLRPLTFIFNTILADKASDDRLRGYPHWLAARNLENEVEDEMVQALIEAVTGRYDLVARFYRLKRRLLGLDELFDYDRYAPVGEADTRYDWDAARELVQAAYADFHPRLGEIVEQFFEKRWIDAALAPNKRGGAFSHGAVPSAHPYILMNYTGKIRDVQTLAHELGHGVHQYLSRKQGVLQADTPLTTAETASVFGEMLVFQRLMQQEQDPRNRLAMLVGKIDDTIATVFRQVAMNRFEDRMHTARRTEGELPPEWFCEAWMDTQRAMFQGSVTLGDHYRFWWSYIPHFLHTPGYVYAYAFGELLVLALYARYREEGPAFADKYIGLLEAGGSDWPHRLVGRLGVDLTDPGFWHRGLSAIEALIEQAEALAAASTNGAE, translated from the coding sequence ATGCAAACAAAACGGGAGCAAATCGACACGATGGAGACGACTGTCACCGGAGCCGAATCGGTTCACTGGGACCTGACCGACCTTTATACCGACCAGGCGGCGCTGGATCGGGATCTGGAAACCGCCGCCGAGGAGGCCGGAGCCTTCGAAGATCGCTATCGCGGCCGGGTCGCCGGGCTGGACGCCGGGGGCCTGGCCGGGGCGCTGGTCGCCTACGAGCGGTTGCACGACCGGCTGGGCCGTGCCTACACCTACGCCTACCTGTACTGGTCCACCGACACCGGCGACCCCGCCCGCGGGGCGCTCCTGCAGAAGGTGCGTGAGGCCTACACGCAGATCGCGCAGCGCCTCATCTTCTTCCGCCTCGAATGGGCGGCCGTGGACGACGACCGTGCCGAGGCGTTGCTGGCCGATCCGCTCCTGGCGACCTACCGCCACTACCTGGAACTCGAGCGCCTGCACCGCCGGCACCTGCTCTCCGAACCCGAGGAGAAGATCCTCTCCGAGAAGGCCGTCACCGGGCGGGGGGCGTGGAACCGGTTCTTCGACGAGACACTCGGGGCCATGCGCTTCACGCTCGACGGGCGGCAGATGACGCAGCAGGAGGTGCTGGCAAAGCTCTACGAGCCGGACCGCGAGGTCCGGCGCACGGCGGCGCTGGCCTTCACCGGGGGGCTGGAGGCAAACCTCCGCCCGCTCACCTTCATCTTCAACACGATCCTGGCCGACAAGGCCTCGGACGACCGCCTCCGGGGCTATCCGCACTGGCTCGCCGCCCGCAACCTCGAAAACGAGGTCGAAGACGAGATGGTGCAAGCCCTCATCGAAGCCGTCACCGGCCGGTACGATCTCGTCGCCCGCTTCTACCGCCTCAAGCGCCGCCTCCTCGGCCTCGACGAGCTGTTCGACTACGACCGCTATGCCCCGGTCGGCGAGGCCGACACCCGGTACGACTGGGACGCGGCCCGCGAGCTGGTGCAGGCCGCCTATGCCGACTTCCACCCGCGTCTGGGCGAGATCGTCGAACAGTTCTTCGAGAAGCGGTGGATCGACGCGGCGCTGGCGCCGAACAAGCGGGGCGGCGCCTTCAGCCACGGAGCCGTCCCCAGCGCCCACCCTTACATCTTGATGAACTACACCGGCAAGATCCGGGACGTGCAGACGCTGGCCCACGAACTCGGGCACGGGGTGCACCAGTACCTCTCCCGGAAGCAGGGCGTCCTCCAGGCGGACACCCCGCTGACCACCGCCGAGACGGCCTCGGTCTTCGGCGAGATGCTCGTCTTCCAGCGGCTGATGCAGCAGGAACAGGACCCGCGCAACCGCCTGGCGATGCTCGTGGGCAAGATCGACGACACCATCGCCACGGTTTTCCGGCAGGTGGCCATGAACCGGTTCGAGGACCGGATGCACACCGCCCGCCGCACCGAGGGCGAACTGCCCCCCGAATGGTTCTGCGAGGCCTGGATGGACACGCAGCGCGCCATGTTCCAGGGGAGCGTCACGCTGGGCGACCACTACCGCTTCTGGTGGAGCTACATCCCCCACTTCCTCCACACGCCGGGGTACGTCTATGCCTATGCCTTCGGCGAGTTGCTGGTGCTGGCCCTCTACGCCCGCTACCGGGAGGAAGGGCCGGCCTTCGCCGACAAGTACATCGGGCTGCTGGAGGCCGGCGGCTCGGACTGGCCGCACCGGCTCGTCGGCCGCCTGGGGGTGGACCTGACCGACCCGGGTTTCTGGCACCGGGGCCTGTCGGCCATCGAGGCGCTCATCGAGCAGGCCGAAGCGCTGGCCGCCGCCTCGACGAATGGGGCGGAATGA